From the Gasterosteus aculeatus chromosome 13, fGasAcu3.hap1.1, whole genome shotgun sequence genome, one window contains:
- the LOC120831080 gene encoding uncharacterized protein LOC120831080, which produces MHFYGALILFVTVSAACGLTCYHCAGKGCTNNVTCPSGLDRCSSIEVNGVVTKSCMNSALCVAPITCCSTDLCNGATPAASSILLLMASSAIVTLFL; this is translated from the exons ATGCATTTTTATGGAGCGCTGATCCTGTTTGTGACTGTGTCTGCGG CATGTGGACTGACCTGCTACCATTGTGCAGGCAAAGGCTGCACTAACAACGTCACTTGTCCCTCCGGATTGGATCGTTGTAGCAGCATCGAGGTGAACG GTGTTGTCACCAAGAGCTGCATGAACAGTGCACTTTGTGTTGCACCAATaacctgctgctccactgaCTTGTGCAACGgagccacacccgccgcctccagcatcctcctcctGATGGCATCATCGGCCATCGTCACGCTCTTTCTCTGA